One Sebastes umbrosus isolate fSebUmb1 chromosome 6, fSebUmb1.pri, whole genome shotgun sequence DNA window includes the following coding sequences:
- the LOC119489191 gene encoding acidic mammalian chitinase-like — protein sequence MTSLYKVDMGKVLFVTALALLLHAQLGSSFILSCYFTNWAQYRPPPTIYMPTDIDPCLCTHLLYAFATIKNNELATYEWNDVELYSQFNALKNKNGELKTLLSVGGWNFGSAGFSQMVLSSANRQTFINSVISFLRRYEFDGLDIDWEYPANRGGSYQDKQYYSVFLEEMRAAFENEAKQSNRARLLMSAALSAGKGTIDSAYQIPKLGQALDMLNIMTYDFHGSWDPITGECSPLFRGPADQGSLIYFNVDYAMNYWKSQGAPAEKLIVGFPTYGNTFTLRSPANNGVGASIAGAGTPGKYTQEAGELAYFEICGFLKDGATEVWNKAQDVPYAYKGNQWVGYDNMKSFQIKVDWLTKSNFGGAMVWTIDMDDYMGTFCNQGKYPLINVLKKGLNLEQASCAPPATRLPPIAGASTTSGGSSGGGSSGGGSSGGSSSGGDSGTSGMDSKFCVGKANGMYPDPTDKNQFYNCSQGQTYFQNCAEGLVFNTACSCCNWS from the exons ATGACCTCCTTGTACAAGGTAGACATGGGCAAAGTACTGTTTGTGACGG CTCTGGCCCTGCTGCTGCACGCGCAGCTTG GCTCATCCTTCATACTGTCATGCTACTTCACAAACTGGGCGCAGTACAGGCCACCTCCGACCATATATATGCCCACTGACATCGACCCATGCCTGTGTACCCATCTCCTGTACGCCTTTGCCACCATCAAGAACAACGAGCTGGCCACCTACGAGTGGAACGATGTGGAGCTCTACAGTCAGTTCAACGCCCTGAAGAACAA GAATGGCGAACTGAAGACTCTCCTGTCTGTTGGAGGGTGGAACTTTGGCTCTGCAGG GTTTTCACAAATGGTGTTGAGCTCTGCCAACCGTCAGACCTTCATCAACTCAGTCATTTCATTCCTGAGGAGATATGAGTTCGATGGACTTGACATTGACTGGGAGTATCCAGCCAACAGAGGAGGCTCTTATCAGGACAAGCAGTACTACTCGGTTTTCCTGGag GAGATGAGAGCCGCCTTTGAGAATGAGGCCAAGCAGAGCAACAGGGCTCGTCTGCTGATGTCTGCTGCCCTGTCGGCTGGAAAGGGCACCATTGATTCTGCTTATCAGATTCCCAAGCTTGGCCA GGCCCTGGATATGTTGAACATCATGACATATGACTTCCACGGCTCTTGGGACCCCATCACTGGCGAGTGCAGTCCCCTGTTCAGAGGCCCCGCGGACCAGGGTAGCCTCATCTACTTCAACGTT GACTATGCCATGAACTACTGGAAGAGCCAGGGAGCCCCAGCCGAGAAGCTGATTGTTGGTTTCCCCACATATGGCAACACATTCACTCTTAGGAGTCCTGCCAACAACGGTGTCGGAGCATCTATCGCTGGTGCTGGAACTCCAGGAAAGTACACACAAGAGGCTGGAGAGCTCGCTTACTTTGAG ATCTGCGGCTTTTTGAAAGACGGAGCCACCGAGGTTTGGAACAAGGCCCAGGATGTGCCATATGCCTACAAGGGAAACCAGTGGGTGGGCTATGACAACATGAAGAGCTTCCAGATCAAG GTTGACTGGCTGACAAAGAGTAACTTTGGAGGTGCCATGGTGTGGACCATCGACATGGATGACTACATGGGCACTTTCTGTAACCAGGGAAAATACCCACTGATTAATGTCCTCAAAAAGGGCCTTAATCTGGAACAAGCAT CCTGCGCCCCTCCTGCCACTCGCCTCCCCCCAATCGCAGGAGCGAGCACGACCTCCGGAGGCAGCTCTGGTGGCGGCTCCAGTGGAGGCGGCTCCAGCGGCGGCAGCTCCTCTGGCGGGGACTCGGGCACCAGTGGCATGGACAGCAAGTTCTGCGTCGGGAAAGCCAACGGCATGTACCCCGACCCAACAGACAAGAACCAATTCTACAACTGCAGCCAAGGCCAGACCTACTTCCAGAACTGTGCTGAGGGTCTGGTCTTTAACACTGCCTGTTCTTGTTGCAACTGGTCCTAA